Part of the Oligoflexia bacterium genome is shown below.
TCGAATTTTAGATATGCTTGTTCCTATGGGGATGGGTCAGCGAGCTTTAATTGTCGCGCCTCCCAGAACTGGTAAAACAGTTTTACTCCAAGACATGGCAAATGCGATTTCAACGAACCATCCTGATATTGTTTTGATTGTACTTCTGATCGACGAGCGTCCTGAGGAAGTAACAGATATGCAACGTAACGTTAAGGGTGAAGTAATTAGCTCTACATTTGATGAGCCCGCAACTCGTCACGTTCAAGTTGCTGAAATGGTTATTGAGAAAGCAAAGCGTCTTGTTGAGCATAAAAAAGACGTCGTTATATTGCTTGATTCCATCACTCGTCTTGCTCGTGCGTACAACACGGTTGTACCACCATCGGGTAAAATTCTATCAGGCGGTGTTGATTCTAATGCTCTTCATAAGCCTAAGCGCTTCTTCGGGGCAGCTCGTAATATTGAAGAAGGCGGAAGTCTTACGATCATTGCTACAGCCCTAATCGATACTGGTTCACGTATGGATGAGGTAATTTTTGAGGAATTTAAAGGAACTGGTAACTCTGAGGTTCATTTAGACCGTAAACTCATGGAAAAACGTATATTTCCATGTCTTGACATTAATAAGTCAGGAACCCGTAAAGAAGAGCTCCTAGTGGGTAAAGAGACAGTAGGGAAGGTTTGGATCCTGCGTAAAGTCCTGCAGCCCATGAACGTAGTGGATAGCATGGAGTTTTTGCTGGATAAAGTATCGGCCACGAAGACTAATTCTGAGTTCATGCAAAGCATGAACGCCTAAACCCTGAAAAGGGCTTGCCAAAAGGCTCTTAGGTTTGTTAAAAACATTCTTTAATTTCGTAACGGTTTTAAAGAGTTGGCGCAAAGCGCATAATTGAGGTTTGAAAAATGCAAGATGGAATTCACCCTGAATATTACAAAGTAAAAGTAAACTGCGTTTGTGGAGCAAGTTTTGAATTGAATTCAACCAAGAAAGAATTTGGTACTGATATCTGTTCACAATGTCATCCGTTCTTCACAGGAAAACACAAACTCATGGATACGGAAGGCCGCATTGATCGTTTCCGTAAAAAATACGCTGGCAATACTGCAGCCGTCAAAAAATAAGTTTTCTCTGAGAACAACCAACTTTTTAAAACACAGCTGGTTGATGGCCACAACTATGGCCGTTGGCGGACAAGCCGTTATTGAAGGCGTAATGATGCGCTCACCAAATTCAATGGCTGTCGCCGTTCGTCGTCCAAGTGATAAAAAAATCATTGTTAAAGAATTTCAGTGGGTCAGTCTTTCTGAGAAACATCCGTTTCTTAAAAAACCAATTCTTCGCGGCATGACCATTCTTGTTGAATCAATGATGAATGGAATAAGTGCTTTAAGTTTTTCAGCAGAACTTGCCTCACTTGAAGAACAAAAAGCCGATCCAACAAAACAAGCAGATAATAAATCTGAAGCGCTGACAAAGGGCGCTATCGTTGCAAGTATCGTGGTGGCTTTTGGAATGGGAATTTTCATGTTCGTAGTACTCCCGCATTTACTCACAGAGCTTTTTGGAAGATTTTTTCTAAATTCATTAGCTGTTGATACGTTTTCTTTTCATTTCATTGATGGACTCATAAAGATGTCGATTTTTATTGGGTATGTCATGGCCATTTCATTAATGAAAGATATCAAGCGCGTTTTTCAGTATCACGGTGCTGAACATAAAAGTATTTTCGCTTTTGAAAAACAATTACCATTAGTTATTGAAAATGCTCGCATTCAATCAAGATTTCATCCGCGATGTGGAACCAGTTTTATTTTAACTGTCATTTTAGCGTCGATACTTATTTTTAGTGCTGTGTTTCCACTTTTACCGCGCCCTGATCTTTCGCCTGTTTTGACAAGTCTATTGTTTGCATTAATCAAAATTCCATTGATGCTCCCCATTGTTGGATTGTCATATGAATTTATTAAGCTCATGGGTAGTGATTCATGCCCAGCATGGTTAAAAACATTAAGTAAGCCTGGGCTTTTTATGCAAAATCTCACAACACGTGAACCTGATGATGAGCAAATTGAAGTAGGTCTTGCTTCTCTCAAGGCATGTTTGTGGAGAGAAGAGAATTTATCGAAAGATCCTAAAAAGAAACGTGAAAGTTTAATTGAATTTGAATCTATTTCTTCACCTGTTTTTGAACAGCGTCTCGCTGAACAAGCCTAGCTCATGGAAACTTTGAATGTTTAAAAAACTACACGTCTTTGAGGCGCGCTATACTGAGCTGGGTTCACTTTTATCTGATCCTAATGTTACGAGTAATCCAAAAACATATACGGCTTATATGAAGGAGTACGCTTCACTTCAAGAGTTGGTGGATTCTTATCGCGAGTATAAAAAAATTAAATCCGATTTTGAATCTACAAAACTCATGATGGATACAGAAAAAGATCAATCGCTTCAAGAGATGGCAAAACTTGAACTACCAGGCATTGAAGCAAAACTACACAAGCTTGAGGCAGAATTAAAACTTCATCTTCTGCCAAAAGATCCAAACGATGATAAAAATATTTTTGTAGAGATTCGATCGGGAGCTGGTGGTGATGAGGCCGCTTTATTTGTTGAATCGCTTTATACAATGTATATGAAGTTTGCGCAAAAAAATGGTTGGCAAATTGAAATGATGTCCATGGCCCCTGGTAACATGGGTGGATTTAAAGAAATTATCATGGGCATTAAGGGCAAAAAAGTATTTAGTAAGCTTAAATACGAAAGTGGTGTTCATCGAGTTCAGCGTGTTCCAAAAACTGAAACACAAGGTCGCATTCACACATCAACAGTTACTGTGGCTGTTTTACCCGAAGTTGAAGAGGTTGATATTAATATTAACCCCTCAGATTTAAAAATCGATGTTTTTAGAAGTGGTGGCCCTGGAGGGCAAAGTGTTAACACGACTGACTCTGCTGTTAGAGTAACTCACGTTCCTTCGGGTGTGGTTGTTGTCTGCCAAGATGAGAAATCACAAATTAAAAACAAAGCTAAAGCACTTAAAGTTTTATATGCACGCATGTATGATGCTGAAATTCTTAAAGCGCAAAATGAATTATCTTTTCAAAGGCGCGGGCAAATTGGCACGGGTGATCGCAGTGAGCGAATTCGCACGTATAATTTTCCACAAGGTCGTGTGACGGATCACCGCATTGGTCTTACGCTTTATCAAATAGATAAAGTGATCGCTGGTGATCTTGAAGAAGTGATTGAGCCGTTAATTGCACATCACCAGTCTGAAGCGTTAAAGAGTCAATGATGACTGTTATGAGGGTGTTTAATTGAGTACTGCTGAAGCATGGACAATTCAAAAAATCATTGATTGGACGACTAAACATTTTGTCTCAAAAGGCATTTCATCAGCGCGTCTGGATACTGAGCTTTTACTTGCGCGAGCACTTAGTTGTCGTCGATTAGATCTTTATCTCAAATTTGATCAGCCGCTTAAAAATGAAGAGCTCAGTACTTTTAAAGAAATGGTAAAGCGTCGAAGTCAAAAAGAACCGGTTGCATATATTCTTGGTGAAAAAGAATTTTACGGCCGTGGTTTTTCTGTTGGCCCTGGTGTTTTGGTTCCAAGGCCAGAGACTGAGCATTTGATTGATGAAGTTCTAACTTGGGTGAAGCAAGGTGGTTTTACTTACAACGAACTTCGCATTTTAGATGTAGGCAGTGGTTCAGGTTGCATTGGTTTAACATTAGCAGCGGAACTTCCAAATGCCCGTGTAGTTTTATTAGATAGTTCACAAGTCGCGTGTAGTTTTACAGAAAGTAATGCACTTAAGCTTGGTGTTTCTGAAGTCGTTGAAGTTATTAATCAAGACTTTGAGAGTTATGCACAATCCACAACAGAGCAGTTTGACATTGTGGCTAGTAATCCCCCTTACATTGGCACCCTAGTTAAGTCTGAACTGCAAGAAGATGTGCGTCGCTATGAGCCAGAACAAGCACTCTTTGGTGGAAGTCGAGGTGATGAACTTATAAATCGCTGGATGCCTTCGTACATTAAACTTTTAAAACCATTAGGACTTTTAGTTTTTGAAATTGGCTCAGACCAAGGTGAAGTTGCTAAAAAAATTCTGGCTGATTCAAAAGATCTAGACCAGGGCCGCTTGGCCGCAGATTATTCTGGCCACCCGCGAATCGTGCGTGCCATCAGAAAAGAAAATCTGTAAAATAAACATATAAAGTGTGAATTGCAGCACCAGTACAACAACAAGGTAAAATAAAATGGATAAAATCATAGTTGAAGGTGGTCACGTTCTTGAAGGGACCGTTCGTGTGAGTGGTGCGAAAAACTCAGCACTTCCCATATTGTTCGCCTCACTTCTGGCTTCAGGAAAACATACATTTAAAAATGTTCCCCATCTTAAAGATGTGGAATCAACATTAGAACTTTTGGGAAGTCTTAATTGCAAAACTTCATTAGCTGACAACACAGTTATTATTGAAAGTGAAGAAGCAAAAAATCTTGAAGCACATTATGATCTTGTTCGAAAAATGAGAGCCAGCGTTTTATGTCTTGGCCCACTTATTTCTCGCTACGGTTTCGCGCGCGTGAGTCTTCCGGGAGGTTGTGCCATAGGTGCGAGGCCCATTAATCTTCACCTTGAAGCTTTAGAAAAAATGGGCGCGACTATTAAAATTGAAGAGGGTTATGTCGAAGCCACGTGTAAGAAACTTCAAGGCACGACTATTATTTTTGACACAGTAACTGTTACGGGAACTGAAAACATAATGATGGCCG
Proteins encoded:
- the rho gene encoding transcription termination factor Rho, giving the protein MNLKELKDKKISDLNEQAKSLGIENGAGLRRQDLIFEILKKQAEKGEIYGEGVLEILPDGFGFLRAPDYNYLPGPDDIYVSPSQIRRFNLRTGDTVSGTIRPPKEGERYFALLKVEVLNHEAPEKARDKILFDNLTPLYPQRRINLEYKPSNYSTRILDMLVPMGMGQRALIVAPPRTGKTVLLQDMANAISTNHPDIVLIVLLIDERPEEVTDMQRNVKGEVISSTFDEPATRHVQVAEMVIEKAKRLVEHKKDVVILLDSITRLARAYNTVVPPSGKILSGGVDSNALHKPKRFFGAARNIEEGGSLTIIATALIDTGSRMDEVIFEEFKGTGNSEVHLDRKLMEKRIFPCLDINKSGTRKEELLVGKETVGKVWILRKVLQPMNVVDSMEFLLDKVSATKTNSEFMQSMNA
- the rpmE gene encoding 50S ribosomal protein L31, with product MQDGIHPEYYKVKVNCVCGASFELNSTKKEFGTDICSQCHPFFTGKHKLMDTEGRIDRFRKKYAGNTAAVKK
- a CDS encoding DUF1385 domain-containing protein; translated protein: MATTMAVGGQAVIEGVMMRSPNSMAVAVRRPSDKKIIVKEFQWVSLSEKHPFLKKPILRGMTILVESMMNGISALSFSAELASLEEQKADPTKQADNKSEALTKGAIVASIVVAFGMGIFMFVVLPHLLTELFGRFFLNSLAVDTFSFHFIDGLIKMSIFIGYVMAISLMKDIKRVFQYHGAEHKSIFAFEKQLPLVIENARIQSRFHPRCGTSFILTVILASILIFSAVFPLLPRPDLSPVLTSLLFALIKIPLMLPIVGLSYEFIKLMGSDSCPAWLKTLSKPGLFMQNLTTREPDDEQIEVGLASLKACLWREENLSKDPKKKRESLIEFESISSPVFEQRLAEQA
- the prfA gene encoding peptide chain release factor 1, with amino-acid sequence MFKKLHVFEARYTELGSLLSDPNVTSNPKTYTAYMKEYASLQELVDSYREYKKIKSDFESTKLMMDTEKDQSLQEMAKLELPGIEAKLHKLEAELKLHLLPKDPNDDKNIFVEIRSGAGGDEAALFVESLYTMYMKFAQKNGWQIEMMSMAPGNMGGFKEIIMGIKGKKVFSKLKYESGVHRVQRVPKTETQGRIHTSTVTVAVLPEVEEVDININPSDLKIDVFRSGGPGGQSVNTTDSAVRVTHVPSGVVVVCQDEKSQIKNKAKALKVLYARMYDAEILKAQNELSFQRRGQIGTGDRSERIRTYNFPQGRVTDHRIGLTLYQIDKVIAGDLEEVIEPLIAHHQSEALKSQ
- the prmC gene encoding peptide chain release factor N(5)-glutamine methyltransferase, giving the protein MSTAEAWTIQKIIDWTTKHFVSKGISSARLDTELLLARALSCRRLDLYLKFDQPLKNEELSTFKEMVKRRSQKEPVAYILGEKEFYGRGFSVGPGVLVPRPETEHLIDEVLTWVKQGGFTYNELRILDVGSGSGCIGLTLAAELPNARVVLLDSSQVACSFTESNALKLGVSEVVEVINQDFESYAQSTTEQFDIVASNPPYIGTLVKSELQEDVRRYEPEQALFGGSRGDELINRWMPSYIKLLKPLGLLVFEIGSDQGEVAKKILADSKDLDQGRLAADYSGHPRIVRAIRKENL